In Pseudomonas sp. ADAK18, a single window of DNA contains:
- a CDS encoding response regulator transcription factor — MPNKALTILIADAQHLPRLSIEKMLNQLGYYRIVPVQTFEEVLILTALPAEPFDVLIFNAGLVTGDDEVAAFQQQHPQIRHVLVYDDQERSTAAVATPSLVVRLPGVPDSINLEHFMDIIDPPSSATGLRVLPWLRELSRSRAH; from the coding sequence ATGCCAAACAAAGCACTGACCATCCTGATCGCCGATGCACAGCACCTGCCACGGCTGTCCATTGAAAAAATGCTCAACCAACTGGGCTACTACCGCATCGTCCCGGTGCAGACCTTCGAAGAGGTACTGATACTTACGGCCCTGCCGGCAGAGCCATTTGACGTTCTGATTTTCAACGCAGGCCTGGTCACGGGTGATGACGAGGTCGCAGCCTTCCAGCAACAACACCCGCAGATTCGCCATGTATTGGTCTACGACGATCAGGAACGGAGTACGGCCGCTGTTGCGACACCTTCGCTCGTTGTGCGATTGCCGGGGGTGCCAGACAGCATCAACCTTGAGCATTTCATGGACATCATCGACCCTCCGTCATCGGCTACCGGCTTACGGGTGCTGCCGTGGCTGCGGGAGTTGTCCCGCAGCCGAGCCCATTAG
- the dkgB gene encoding 2,5-didehydrogluconate reductase DkgB, whose protein sequence is MSIPAFGLGTFRLQGQVVIDSVSTGLELGYRVIDTAQIYENEADVGQAIADSGIPRDELFITSKIWIAHFAEGLLIPSLKESLRKLQTDYLDLTLIHWPSPEDQVPVAEFMGQLLEAKRLGLTRQIGISNFTVDLMKQAIAAVGAENIATNQIELHPYLQNRTVVGFAKSQGIQITSYMTLAYGEVLKDPIIQQIAERHHATAAQVTLAWAMQLGYAVIPSSTQRANLQSNLKTLELTLSEADMAQIAGLERGHRLTSPKGIAPNWD, encoded by the coding sequence ATGTCTATTCCCGCATTCGGCCTCGGCACCTTTCGCCTGCAAGGCCAGGTCGTCATCGATTCCGTCAGTACCGGCCTTGAACTGGGTTACCGCGTCATCGATACCGCGCAAATCTACGAAAACGAAGCCGACGTCGGCCAAGCCATTGCTGACAGTGGTATCCCACGGGACGAGCTGTTTATCACCAGCAAAATCTGGATCGCCCATTTCGCCGAAGGACTGTTGATCCCCAGCCTCAAGGAAAGCCTGCGCAAGCTCCAGACCGATTACCTGGACCTGACGCTGATCCACTGGCCATCGCCGGAAGACCAGGTACCGGTCGCCGAATTCATGGGCCAGTTGCTGGAAGCCAAGCGCCTGGGCCTGACGCGACAAATAGGCATATCCAACTTCACCGTCGACCTGATGAAACAAGCGATTGCCGCCGTGGGCGCCGAGAACATCGCCACTAACCAGATCGAACTGCACCCGTACCTGCAAAACCGTACCGTGGTGGGGTTCGCCAAATCCCAAGGCATTCAGATCACGTCCTACATGACCCTGGCCTACGGCGAAGTGCTGAAAGATCCGATCATCCAACAGATCGCCGAACGCCATCACGCCACCGCTGCACAAGTCACCCTGGCCTGGGCCATGCAATTGGGCTACGCGGTAATCCCTTCTTCGACCCAGCGTGCCAATCTGCAAAGCAACCTCAAGACCCTGGAGCTGACCTTGAGCGAGGCCGACATGGCCCAGATCGCTGGGCTGGAACGCGGCCATCGCCTGACCAGTCCCAAGGGTATCGCGCCGAACTGGGACTAA
- a CDS encoding ABC transporter substrate-binding protein produces MRRLWLLLSALLWTTTAVADSYRNCGQAWPLAHSPPSRIVALNQHAADLLLALDVGPTLVGVAYLDDDGIAQRQGEYFGVPVIAPRYPSSEVLYAQKPDLVVGGFATAFGNGVTSRTGLAGNGVGSYLLESACDGHSLDYFGHIRNDLFTLGTLVHKQQLARDLSDAMDADLARAQTLIGPGKPLSVFYLDSEVNGLDSEGQRGFVSALLAAAGARNLFAGINQYRVTVSSETLLMSDPDVILLADAVWSPARRKRQLLTRDPVLSRLRAVRENRMIDIPFTHLVPTVGSGRVVLDLAQKLKDLSLPP; encoded by the coding sequence ATGAGAAGGCTTTGGCTACTCTTGAGCGCACTGCTCTGGACAACCACGGCGGTGGCCGACAGTTACCGCAATTGCGGCCAGGCTTGGCCCCTTGCCCACTCGCCACCCTCACGCATTGTGGCCCTGAACCAGCATGCCGCCGATCTGTTGTTAGCCCTGGATGTCGGCCCGACGCTGGTGGGTGTGGCGTACCTGGACGACGATGGCATCGCCCAGCGCCAAGGTGAGTATTTCGGCGTGCCCGTGATTGCTCCCCGTTACCCCTCCAGCGAAGTACTGTATGCGCAAAAACCGGACCTGGTGGTGGGCGGTTTCGCCACGGCGTTCGGCAATGGCGTCACGTCCCGAACCGGGCTGGCCGGTAATGGCGTTGGTTCCTACCTGTTGGAATCGGCCTGTGACGGCCATTCCCTGGATTACTTCGGTCACATTCGCAACGACCTGTTCACCCTCGGTACCCTGGTGCATAAACAGCAGTTGGCCCGGGACCTGAGCGACGCCATGGACGCCGACCTGGCCCGCGCCCAGACACTGATCGGACCAGGCAAACCGCTCTCGGTGTTCTACCTGGACAGTGAAGTCAACGGTCTGGACAGCGAAGGCCAGCGTGGTTTTGTCAGCGCCTTGCTGGCCGCTGCGGGCGCCCGCAATCTGTTCGCCGGAATCAATCAATACCGGGTAACAGTGAGCAGTGAAACCCTGTTGATGAGCGACCCGGACGTGATCCTGCTGGCCGACGCCGTATGGTCCCCGGCCCGGCGCAAACGCCAGCTACTGACTCGGGATCCGGTGCTGTCTCGGCTAAGGGCGGTGCGGGAAAATCGCATGATTGATATCCCCTTCACCCACCTGGTACCGACGGTGGGCAGTGGACGCGTGGTGTTGGACCTGGCACAAAAACTCAAAGATTTATCACTCCCTCCGTAG
- a CDS encoding ferredoxin produces MQNDTVETHPDWSHIPDHARHVFLCTGPRCTQRGALQLWKTLRRQLLEHAYIEIPGGVLLTRTHCQFPCNLGPIVTVYPDTCWYGVRTKADVQRLVEVHLVGGEVVDDLLIKARS; encoded by the coding sequence GTGCAAAACGACACTGTAGAAACCCACCCAGACTGGTCGCACATCCCCGACCACGCCCGCCACGTGTTCCTGTGCACCGGCCCACGCTGCACCCAGCGTGGCGCCTTACAGTTGTGGAAAACGCTGCGCCGCCAGTTGCTCGAGCACGCGTACATCGAAATCCCGGGGGGCGTGCTGCTGACACGCACCCACTGCCAGTTCCCCTGCAACCTGGGACCGATTGTGACGGTGTATCCGGACACCTGCTGGTACGGCGTGCGCACAAAAGCGGACGTGCAACGGCTGGTAGAAGTGCACCTGGTGGGTGGTGAAGTCGTCGACGACCTGCTGATAAAGGCCCGTTCATGA
- a CDS encoding TonB-dependent siderophore receptor has protein sequence MIRRSCTSLLGCLFSPLLLADETVLVLKQQIVSAPSVESTTVAEMAQYGSKVEVVTREQIERAGPGADVSRAMQMFIPGLYVAPKNGPFDYGTYSLLGGRNDDTLILLDGVRLNNRLYGGLYLDTLPANAIERIEVLKGGQSLLFGTQAVSGVINIVTRSPQSREVSGEVNLGVDTFGGTTGDARAEKIFNNDFGDLGLLAYVNRNVSEGYQPFRNRDMRNVTDKKRSYEVSTFGGKAIQSFGDDSRLELFYQYADANLDFAGATNHHKTTNDRVQQIATATFEQSLNEQLSYFIKGHINDWDTRYTKILNTENGGTTVKNHNDYWGFTDWGIQAEGKAVLPGDHVLVFGSDNQWFKGQDDVLIIDNNKAQAHALYTQLRPKIDALPDWHPSLGIRHEAMSGGDSATVGMLTSLYNLNDNWALRGQYGTAYKLPNAEQLFVNEPGDEMGNRNLKPEKSRNAELGADYKGNLLDRDFSASVTVFKRKITDLITQDGEQWVNGQGQIQMRGFEADAKLALNDQWSLQADMTRNLTESRAGVTLNDIPSFFARLRVGYESADRMWGAGGAIRYIRDVISSKKVEYGHYSVVDADAYRYLDNAHQHRVSLLVENLFDRDYVTSRSANVDNLGRPFTSEVRYTYRF, from the coding sequence ATGATTCGACGTTCCTGTACTTCCCTGTTGGGCTGCCTGTTCAGCCCGCTCCTGCTCGCCGATGAAACAGTCTTGGTGCTCAAGCAGCAGATCGTTTCTGCACCCTCGGTGGAGTCCACCACCGTTGCCGAGATGGCTCAGTACGGCAGCAAGGTGGAAGTCGTCACCCGTGAACAGATCGAACGCGCCGGCCCTGGCGCCGATGTTTCGCGGGCCATGCAAATGTTTATCCCCGGTCTCTACGTCGCGCCAAAAAACGGCCCGTTCGACTACGGCACCTATTCCCTGTTGGGCGGACGTAACGATGACACGCTGATCCTGCTGGACGGCGTGCGCCTGAACAATCGCCTGTACGGCGGCCTGTACCTGGACACTCTGCCAGCCAACGCCATCGAGCGCATTGAAGTACTCAAGGGTGGGCAGAGCCTGTTATTCGGCACCCAGGCGGTATCCGGGGTGATCAATATCGTCACCCGCAGCCCGCAGTCACGCGAGGTGTCCGGTGAGGTGAACCTGGGCGTGGATACGTTCGGCGGAACCACCGGCGATGCACGGGCAGAGAAGATTTTCAACAACGACTTCGGCGACCTGGGCTTGCTGGCGTATGTCAACCGTAACGTCTCCGAAGGTTACCAACCGTTTCGCAACCGTGATATGAGAAACGTCACCGACAAGAAGCGCTCCTACGAAGTCAGCACCTTCGGCGGCAAAGCCATTCAGTCTTTCGGTGATGACTCACGGCTGGAGCTGTTCTACCAATATGCTGACGCCAACCTGGATTTCGCCGGTGCCACTAACCACCACAAGACCACCAATGACCGGGTGCAGCAAATCGCCACGGCGACCTTCGAGCAGAGCCTCAACGAGCAGCTGAGCTACTTCATCAAGGGTCATATCAACGACTGGGACACGCGCTACACCAAGATCCTCAACACCGAAAATGGCGGCACCACGGTCAAGAATCACAACGACTATTGGGGCTTCACAGACTGGGGCATACAAGCCGAAGGCAAGGCGGTACTGCCCGGTGATCATGTGCTGGTGTTCGGCTCCGACAACCAGTGGTTCAAGGGCCAGGACGATGTGCTGATCATCGACAACAACAAGGCCCAGGCCCATGCGCTGTATACCCAGTTGCGACCGAAGATCGACGCCCTGCCCGACTGGCACCCCAGCCTCGGCATCCGTCACGAGGCCATGAGCGGCGGCGACAGTGCCACCGTCGGCATGCTCACGTCGCTCTACAACCTCAACGATAACTGGGCATTGCGCGGGCAGTACGGCACGGCCTACAAGCTGCCGAACGCCGAACAGCTGTTCGTCAACGAGCCGGGCGACGAGATGGGCAACCGTAACCTGAAACCGGAGAAAAGCCGCAATGCCGAGTTGGGCGCCGACTACAAAGGCAACCTGCTCGACCGCGACTTCAGCGCCAGCGTGACCGTGTTCAAACGCAAAATCACCGACCTGATTACCCAAGACGGCGAACAGTGGGTCAACGGTCAAGGCCAGATCCAGATGCGCGGCTTCGAGGCCGACGCCAAGCTGGCACTCAACGATCAATGGAGCCTGCAGGCGGACATGACCCGCAATCTCACCGAGTCCCGGGCGGGTGTGACCCTCAACGATATCCCGAGTTTCTTTGCGCGCTTGCGGGTCGGCTACGAATCGGCGGACCGGATGTGGGGCGCGGGCGGCGCGATCCGTTATATCCGCGATGTCATCAGCTCGAAAAAGGTCGAATACGGCCACTACTCGGTGGTGGATGCCGACGCCTATCGCTATCTCGACAACGCCCATCAGCACCGCGTAAGCCTGCTGGTGGAGAACCTGTTCGACCGCGACTACGTCACCAGCCGCTCCGCCAACGTCGATAACCTCGGTCGGCCCTTCACCTCCGAGGTGCGTTATACGTATCGCTTCTGA
- a CDS encoding LysR family transcriptional regulator gives MIGTLKPLDIDTVQAFVLVADFASFTRAAQALDTSQAAISLKLKRLEERLGYRLLERTPRHVRLSPQGEQFIVAARALLNAHERALGDMSASTTRRLVIGISDHVAGPDLPVWLSRLAAYDPLVILEVRIASSRDLVAAFDRNELDAVIVRNEGDRQDGEVLVVERFGWFAAPTWQHTPGTPLRMATMAPPCGVRHLAVRALDEARIDWTEVFVGGGVMAVGAAVSAGLGVAALARRVAPAGAVDVSAQWGLPALPVSEVVLYSRISDGRSKETLRALSATFRGVLER, from the coding sequence ATGATTGGCACACTCAAACCTCTGGATATCGACACCGTGCAAGCGTTCGTACTGGTGGCGGATTTCGCCAGTTTCACCCGCGCAGCCCAGGCTCTCGATACATCCCAGGCGGCCATCAGCCTCAAGCTCAAGCGCCTGGAAGAACGCCTCGGTTATCGCCTGCTGGAGCGCACGCCCCGGCATGTGCGCCTGTCGCCTCAAGGTGAGCAGTTCATCGTCGCCGCCCGCGCCTTGCTCAATGCCCACGAACGGGCTTTGGGTGATATGAGCGCCAGCACAACACGCCGTTTGGTCATCGGCATCAGCGACCACGTCGCCGGGCCTGACCTGCCGGTGTGGCTCAGCCGCCTGGCCGCCTACGATCCGCTGGTGATTCTGGAAGTACGAATTGCCTCATCCCGTGACCTGGTGGCGGCCTTCGACCGCAACGAACTGGACGCCGTGATCGTGCGTAACGAGGGCGATCGCCAGGACGGTGAAGTGCTGGTGGTGGAGCGCTTTGGCTGGTTCGCCGCGCCCACCTGGCAGCACACGCCCGGCACGCCGTTGCGCATGGCGACCATGGCCCCGCCCTGCGGTGTACGACACCTGGCGGTGCGAGCGCTGGATGAGGCGCGAATCGACTGGACCGAGGTGTTTGTCGGCGGCGGCGTCATGGCCGTGGGTGCAGCGGTCAGTGCCGGCTTGGGCGTGGCAGCCCTCGCCCGTCGCGTGGCACCGGCGGGTGCGGTGGACGTGAGCGCACAGTGGGGATTACCCGCGCTGCCCGTCAGCGAAGTCGTGCTGTACAGCCGGATCAGCGACGGGCGCTCCAAAGAAACGTTGCGGGCGTTAAGTGCGACATTCAGAGGCGTTCTGGAACGCTAA
- a CDS encoding DUF4865 family protein produces MFAKQYSHRLPADYDMGIIRQRAAQLGPLWDDTEGLLFKAFIAQTRGQGTGVGNLYASVYLWADPLAAADFLLGERFQKVLDSFGQPHIESWLPLDVRRGPAQNALSVYREEWALAPGADRAQLLAVEKARNQQVADSSDNFAVFLALDVQAWKLIRITLSAKAREDNHPGRGYEVLYLARPGL; encoded by the coding sequence ATGTTCGCCAAACAGTATTCACATCGGCTGCCCGCCGATTACGACATGGGCATCATTCGTCAACGCGCGGCGCAACTGGGGCCGCTGTGGGATGACACCGAGGGGTTGTTGTTCAAGGCCTTCATTGCCCAGACGCGGGGGCAGGGCACAGGCGTGGGAAACTTGTATGCCTCGGTGTACCTGTGGGCCGACCCTCTGGCTGCGGCAGACTTTTTATTGGGCGAGCGCTTTCAGAAAGTCCTCGACAGTTTTGGCCAGCCGCACATTGAGTCCTGGTTGCCGCTGGACGTGCGACGGGGCCCGGCGCAAAACGCCTTGAGCGTGTATCGGGAAGAGTGGGCGCTGGCGCCGGGGGCGGATCGTGCCCAGTTGCTGGCAGTTGAAAAAGCACGCAATCAACAGGTGGCTGACAGCAGCGATAACTTTGCGGTGTTCCTGGCACTGGATGTCCAGGCGTGGAAGCTGATACGGATTACCTTGTCGGCCAAGGCACGGGAGGACAACCACCCCGGCAGGGGGTATGAGGTGCTCTACCTGGCGCGTCCGGGGTTGTAA
- a CDS encoding histidine phosphatase family protein — protein MQATRLTLICHASTPAQKRARFALDEPLEMVWQSAALSLASRFKRAPRLLCGPEVRTRQTAMLFGEHPQVEEALRDCDFGRWQGKGLDELQQAEPDAMQAWLTDCTANPHGGESVAQLCERVRRWLQSLEQTPGHVLAVTHPFVIRAALLHVMQCPLAMFNRIDVEPLSSTELRFNGVWRLRLETHAT, from the coding sequence ATGCAGGCCACTCGCTTGACCCTCATTTGCCATGCCAGTACGCCGGCTCAAAAACGCGCCCGCTTCGCGTTGGACGAACCCTTGGAGATGGTGTGGCAGTCGGCGGCGTTGTCATTGGCCAGCCGCTTCAAGCGCGCACCCCGTTTACTGTGTGGCCCCGAGGTGCGAACCCGGCAAACGGCGATGTTGTTTGGCGAGCATCCGCAGGTAGAAGAAGCCCTGCGCGACTGTGATTTCGGGCGTTGGCAAGGTAAGGGCCTCGACGAGCTTCAACAGGCCGAGCCCGACGCCATGCAGGCCTGGCTGACGGACTGCACCGCCAATCCCCATGGCGGTGAATCTGTGGCGCAATTGTGCGAACGGGTAAGGCGGTGGCTGCAATCGCTGGAGCAAACACCGGGCCATGTGCTGGCGGTGACTCATCCCTTTGTGATTCGCGCCGCGTTGCTGCATGTCATGCAATGCCCGCTGGCGATGTTCAATCGAATCGACGTGGAGCCATTGTCATCCACCGAGCTGCGTTTCAACGGCGTCTGGCGCTTGCGCCTGGAAACTCACGCCACCTAG
- the cobF gene encoding precorrin-6A synthase (deacetylating) produces MKSILIIGIGAGNPDYITMQAVKALNRTDVFFLMDKGQSKDKLIDLRREICETYINADHAYRFVEADCPERVRGEIDYTTAVQDLNRDKQQTFERMINEQMADGECGAFLAWGDPALYDSTIRILQAILASGRCEFEFEVIPGITSVQALAAQHKVPLNRIGRSIEITTGRRLAAGQASDADTLVVMLDAEDSYRTVADQDLDIYWGAYLGTPDEILISGKVAEVADEIERVRKAARQANGWIMDTYLLRKP; encoded by the coding sequence ATGAAGAGCATCCTGATCATCGGCATCGGCGCCGGCAACCCCGACTACATCACCATGCAGGCGGTCAAGGCGCTCAACCGTACCGACGTGTTTTTCCTGATGGACAAGGGCCAGAGCAAGGACAAGCTGATCGACCTGCGCCGGGAAATCTGCGAGACCTATATCAACGCCGACCACGCTTACCGCTTCGTCGAAGCCGATTGCCCCGAGCGGGTGCGTGGCGAGATCGACTACACCACCGCCGTCCAGGACCTCAACCGCGACAAGCAACAGACCTTCGAGCGGATGATCAACGAGCAAATGGCCGACGGTGAGTGCGGCGCTTTCCTGGCCTGGGGCGACCCGGCGTTGTACGACAGCACCATCCGTATCCTGCAGGCGATTCTTGCCAGTGGCCGCTGCGAATTCGAATTCGAAGTGATCCCCGGCATTACCAGCGTCCAGGCCCTGGCCGCCCAGCATAAAGTGCCGTTGAACCGTATCGGTCGCTCCATCGAGATCACCACCGGCCGCCGGTTGGCGGCAGGGCAGGCCAGCGATGCCGATACCCTGGTGGTGATGCTGGATGCCGAGGACTCCTACCGCACCGTGGCCGATCAGGATCTGGATATCTATTGGGGGGCTTACCTCGGTACACCGGATGAGATTCTGATCAGTGGCAAAGTGGCCGAGGTGGCCGATGAAATCGAGCGCGTACGCAAGGCGGCGCGTCAGGCCAATGGCTGGATCATGGACACTTATTTATTGCGCAAGCCCTAG
- a CDS encoding alpha/beta hydrolase translates to MLRSIALALALFAGTAQAEDTLHTDLPLLYLEQTMSDARNQPLVIFLHGYGSNEQDLFGLRDRLPSTWTYLSARAPLPVDPHGYRWFTKTPGDGDYDGETADLQSSAKLIGDFVAQATRKYHTESDRVFLVGFSQGAIMSYEVGLRHPETLRGIAALSGSLLPVLKAELKPDAQLEKLAIFIGHGTLDQALPYVSATRANEVLKGLSLTPKFHGYPGMIHTIGEAEVQDLKNWLENSLR, encoded by the coding sequence ATGCTCAGATCGATTGCCTTGGCACTGGCCCTGTTTGCCGGCACGGCTCAGGCTGAAGACACGCTGCACACCGACTTGCCGCTGCTCTATCTGGAGCAGACCATGAGTGACGCACGCAACCAGCCGTTGGTGATTTTCCTGCACGGCTATGGCAGCAATGAGCAGGACCTGTTCGGCCTGCGGGATCGGTTGCCATCGACCTGGACCTATTTGTCGGCGCGTGCACCGCTGCCAGTGGATCCGCATGGCTATCGCTGGTTCACCAAGACGCCGGGGGATGGCGATTACGACGGCGAGACCGCCGACTTGCAGAGCAGCGCCAAATTGATTGGCGATTTTGTCGCCCAGGCCACGCGTAAATATCACACCGAAAGCGATCGGGTGTTTCTGGTGGGGTTCAGCCAGGGAGCGATCATGTCGTACGAGGTAGGGCTGCGTCATCCTGAAACCCTGCGGGGGATTGCGGCGCTCAGCGGCAGTTTGCTGCCGGTGCTCAAGGCCGAGTTGAAGCCTGATGCGCAGCTTGAAAAACTGGCGATTTTTATTGGCCATGGCACGTTGGATCAGGCGCTGCCGTATGTGTCGGCGACGCGGGCCAACGAGGTGTTGAAGGGGCTTTCCTTGACGCCAAAATTCCACGGTTATCCGGGGATGATCCACACCATAGGCGAGGCGGAAGTGCAGGACCTGAAGAACTGGCTGGAAAACAGTCTTCGGTAA
- a CDS encoding monovalent cation:proton antiporter-2 (CPA2) family protein: MPHEGNLLQAAVVFLFAAVLTVPLAKRLQLGAVLGYLLAGVIIGPSVLGLVGNPQSVAQFSELGVVLLLFIIGLELSPRRLWVMRKAVFGVGLAQVLLTGTVIGVVALWGFGQSWNSAIVLGLGLALSSTAFGLQSLAERKELNQPHGRLAFAILLFQDIAAIPLIAMVPLLAGGDHTTTPAQDLNHGLQVLGSIVVVIIGGRYLLRPVFRIVAKTGLREVSTATALLVVIGTAWLMELVGVSMALGAFLAGLLLADSEYRHELESQIEPFKGLLLGLFFISVGMGANISLLFSAPVIVLGLTLLLIGIKLPLLFCVGRLAGDLNRESALRLGVVLAAGGEFAFVVFKIGRDQGLFEPHLYDILVLTITLSMAVTPLLLLLCPKLFKPKNKPVDVPEEYRAIEGDAPRVVIAGMGRMGQIVARILRAQNISFIALDTSVETIELTRSFGGMPVFYGDPQRPEILHAAKVDQAEFFVIAMDDPEINIKTAELVRKLYPHMKIIARARNRQHVHRLVDLDAQPVRETFYSSLEMSRRTLLGLGLSQAQADARITRFKNHDLQLLAAQHAVYDDAAKVMQSAQEARTELARLFEMDRLEEESDKA; the protein is encoded by the coding sequence TTACAAGCAGCCGTGGTGTTCCTCTTCGCCGCCGTGCTGACCGTGCCGTTGGCCAAGCGCTTGCAGCTGGGCGCGGTACTGGGTTATCTGCTGGCCGGTGTGATCATCGGCCCATCGGTATTGGGCCTGGTGGGCAACCCGCAAAGCGTCGCGCAGTTCTCCGAACTGGGGGTGGTGTTGCTGCTGTTCATCATCGGCCTGGAACTCTCGCCCAGACGTTTATGGGTGATGCGCAAGGCGGTGTTTGGCGTGGGCTTGGCCCAAGTGCTGCTCACCGGCACAGTGATTGGCGTGGTGGCGCTGTGGGGGTTTGGCCAGTCGTGGAACAGTGCGATTGTGTTGGGCCTGGGCCTTGCGCTGTCTTCCACCGCCTTCGGCCTGCAAAGCCTGGCCGAGCGCAAGGAACTGAACCAGCCTCACGGACGGTTGGCGTTTGCCATTCTGCTGTTCCAGGACATCGCGGCGATCCCATTGATCGCCATGGTGCCGCTGCTCGCCGGCGGCGACCACACCACCACCCCGGCCCAGGACCTCAATCACGGCTTACAGGTGTTGGGCAGCATCGTCGTGGTGATCATCGGCGGACGTTACCTGTTGCGGCCGGTATTTCGCATCGTCGCCAAGACCGGCTTGCGGGAAGTGTCCACCGCCACCGCCTTGCTGGTGGTGATCGGCACCGCGTGGTTGATGGAGTTGGTGGGCGTGTCCATGGCCTTAGGCGCATTCCTCGCCGGTTTGCTGCTGGCAGACTCCGAATACCGTCATGAACTTGAATCGCAAATCGAACCGTTCAAGGGCCTGCTGTTGGGGCTGTTTTTTATCAGCGTCGGCATGGGCGCCAATATCAGCCTGCTGTTCAGCGCTCCGGTGATTGTGCTGGGGCTGACGCTGCTGCTGATCGGCATCAAGCTGCCGCTGTTGTTTTGCGTGGGCCGCCTGGCCGGTGATCTCAACCGCGAAAGCGCGCTGCGCCTGGGTGTGGTGTTGGCGGCCGGTGGTGAATTTGCCTTCGTGGTATTCAAGATTGGCCGCGACCAGGGCCTGTTCGAACCCCACCTGTACGACATCCTGGTACTGACCATCACCCTGTCGATGGCGGTGACGCCGCTGCTGCTGTTGCTGTGCCCGAAGCTGTTCAAACCCAAGAACAAGCCGGTGGACGTGCCCGAGGAATACCGCGCCATCGAAGGCGATGCGCCCCGGGTGGTGATCGCCGGTATGGGCCGGATGGGACAGATCGTGGCGCGGATCCTACGGGCGCAAAATATCTCGTTTATCGCCCTCGACACCTCGGTGGAAACCATCGAACTGACCCGCAGCTTCGGCGGCATGCCGGTGTTCTACGGCGACCCGCAGCGCCCGGAAATTCTCCACGCCGCGAAGGTCGACCAGGCGGAGTTTTTCGTGATCGCCATGGATGATCCCGAGATCAACATCAAAACCGCTGAACTGGTGCGCAAGCTCTATCCGCACATGAAGATCATTGCCCGGGCCCGTAACCGTCAGCACGTTCATCGCCTGGTGGACCTGGATGCTCAACCGGTGCGCGAAACCTTCTACTCCAGCCTGGAAATGAGCCGTCGTACCCTATTGGGCCTGGGCTTGAGCCAGGCTCAGGCGGATGCACGGATCACCCGCTTCAAAAACCACGACCTGCAACTGCTGGCCGCCCAACATGCGGTGTATGACGACGCCGCCAAGGTCATGCAGAGCGCCCAGGAAGCCCGGACGGAACTGGCACGGTTGTTTGAGATGGATCGATTGGAAGAGGAATCCGACAAGGCCTGA